A DNA window from Ochotona princeps isolate mOchPri1 chromosome 32, mOchPri1.hap1, whole genome shotgun sequence contains the following coding sequences:
- the LOC101535305 gene encoding transforming protein RhoA-like: MAALRKKLVVVGAGACGKTSLLVVFSRDSFPEEYVPTVFENYVADVEVDGKRVELALWDTAGQEEYDRLRPLSYPDTDVILMCFSISSPDSLENIPVKWAPEVRHFCPSVPIVLVGNKKDLRHDEGTRRALAAWKQEPVRPEAGRDMAGRVGAFGYLECSAKTKEGVREVFELATRAALQARRGRKRWRCLVL, translated from the coding sequence ATGGCTGCCCTCCGCAAGAAGCTGGTGGTCGTGGGGGCCGGCGCTTGCGGCAAGACGAGCCTGCTGGTGGTGTTCAGCCGCGACTCCTTCCCGGAGGAGTACGTGCCCACCGTGTTTGAGAACTACGTGGCCGACGTGGAGGTGGACGGGAAGCGTGTGGAGCTGGCCCTGTGGGACACGGCGGGCCAGGAGGAGTACGACCGCCTGCGGCCCCTGTCTTACCCGGACACCGACGTCATCCTCATGTGCTTCTCCATCAGCAGTCCCGACAGTCTGGAAAACATCCCGGTCAAGTGGGCGCCCGAGGTGCGACACTTCTGCCCCAGCGTGCCCATCGTCCTGGTGGGCAACAAGAAGGATCTCCGCCACGATGAGGGCACCAGGCGGGCGCTGGCGGCCTGGAAGCAGGAGCCGGTGAGGCCCGAGGCAGGCAGGGACATGGCCGGCAGGGTCGGCGCCTTCGGGTACCTGGAGTGCTCCGCCAAGACCAAGGAGGGCGTGAGGGAGGTGTTCGAGCTGGCCACGCGAGCCGCCCTGCAGGCCAGGCGTGGCAGGAAGCGCTGGCGGTGCCTGGTCCTGTGA